The following are encoded in a window of Flavobacteriales bacterium genomic DNA:
- a CDS encoding gliding motility-associated C-terminal domain-containing protein — protein MERSPIRKTRTAFLAALLIAGSALHAQIPGKCFEIESILVDACNPALLCPGSSEGQNEMVRFRTGPAPIALDDIIVNWPNNLWRGFEQSATTADLTTQLNATIEDCGWLIEPPNGIIPPGKPVILITSTNMCLAANSFTALVDTVYITFQAPGNTAGHFANHNNGTTVSPDPVGAPDFRTLIMTYVPTACADTVTYDRSLLVNIYGTYGGFAPENDGATVEFSWPGPPVATYINLGCQAPFVPLTAEATAEGSICQGGTVQLTGTVSGPFNSVQWTGGTGTFGDPNAAVTTYTTGAGDVGEIVLQFCAFGTCGSVCAEVTIQLGLLPQVSISADGPTALCPGDQVTLTASGADTYEWSPGGPGASISVNSPGVYVVTGTNACGSSQASISITAAQGPQVTITADGPTAICPGETVTLNASGADVYVWTPAGFGPSIVVDTPGTYTVTGTNSCGQGMASIEITEAPGPTVTITSSGTTLCPGGTITLTASGADSYQWEPGGAGEQIVVDTPGTYTVTGSNACGESTASITITAGETPDITISGDLTPCQGTTTTLTASGADSYQWSTGAGTPSITVQSAGTYTVTGTTACGSAQASVSVTFIAPPDVSITGEAYLCPSTVLTAVSNGPVLWSTGATTASITVTQPGNYSVTATNACGSAQASIDVVDDPITAAFQALPEEGVAPLLVQFTNFSLPPTAGFTWDFGDGNGSNAYSPSHLYTTPGEYTVTLTATLGTCTASASVVITVLEDEESDISVPNVFTPNGDGVNDQLMVQAKGIERLELNVYNRWGQLVARLERVMQAWDGRTFAGEPVSPGTYFYTLTAKGKDGRDFDLSGTITVLR, from the coding sequence ATGGAACGAAGCCCGATCCGAAAGACCCGTACCGCGTTCCTCGCGGCCCTGCTGATCGCCGGCTCCGCGCTGCACGCGCAGATCCCCGGCAAGTGTTTCGAGATCGAGAGCATCCTGGTGGACGCCTGCAACCCGGCCCTGCTCTGCCCCGGCAGTTCGGAGGGCCAGAATGAGATGGTCCGCTTCCGCACCGGGCCCGCGCCGATCGCCCTCGACGACATCATTGTCAACTGGCCGAACAACCTGTGGCGCGGTTTCGAGCAGAGCGCCACCACCGCCGATCTGACCACCCAGCTCAACGCCACCATCGAGGACTGTGGCTGGCTCATTGAGCCGCCCAACGGCATCATTCCGCCGGGCAAACCCGTGATCCTCATCACCAGCACCAACATGTGTCTGGCGGCGAATTCCTTCACCGCCTTGGTGGACACCGTCTACATCACCTTCCAGGCGCCCGGCAACACGGCGGGCCACTTCGCCAACCACAACAACGGCACCACCGTTTCGCCCGACCCGGTGGGCGCGCCCGACTTCCGCACGCTGATCATGACCTATGTGCCCACGGCCTGTGCGGACACGGTGACCTACGACCGCTCACTGCTGGTGAACATCTACGGCACCTACGGTGGATTCGCGCCGGAGAACGACGGCGCCACGGTGGAGTTCAGCTGGCCGGGACCGCCGGTGGCCACCTACATCAACCTCGGCTGCCAGGCGCCCTTCGTGCCGCTTACGGCGGAGGCGACGGCCGAGGGATCCATTTGCCAGGGCGGTACCGTTCAACTCACCGGCACGGTGAGCGGCCCCTTCAATTCGGTGCAATGGACTGGCGGCACCGGCACCTTCGGCGATCCCAACGCGGCGGTGACCACGTACACCACGGGGGCGGGCGATGTGGGGGAGATCGTGCTCCAGTTCTGCGCCTTCGGCACCTGCGGTTCGGTGTGCGCCGAGGTGACGATCCAGCTCGGGCTGTTGCCGCAAGTGAGCATCAGCGCTGATGGACCCACGGCGCTTTGCCCAGGCGATCAGGTGACACTGACGGCAAGTGGCGCCGACACCTACGAGTGGTCGCCGGGCGGGCCGGGCGCCTCGATCAGCGTGAACAGTCCGGGGGTGTACGTCGTCACCGGCACCAATGCCTGCGGCTCATCGCAAGCGAGCATCTCCATCACGGCGGCCCAGGGACCACAAGTGACCATCACCGCGGATGGCCCCACGGCGATCTGCCCTGGCGAGACGGTGACGCTCAACGCCAGCGGCGCCGACGTCTACGTGTGGACGCCCGCGGGCTTCGGCCCCTCCATCGTGGTGGACACGCCCGGCACCTACACCGTCACCGGCACCAACAGCTGCGGCCAGGGCATGGCGAGCATCGAGATCACGGAAGCGCCCGGTCCCACGGTGACGATCACCAGCAGCGGCACCACGCTATGCCCGGGTGGGACGATCACCCTCACGGCCAGTGGCGCCGACAGCTACCAGTGGGAACCCGGTGGTGCGGGTGAGCAGATCGTTGTGGACACCCCGGGCACTTACACGGTGACCGGCAGCAATGCCTGTGGTGAAAGCACCGCGAGCATCACCATCACCGCCGGAGAGACTCCTGACATCACCATCAGCGGAGATCTCACGCCCTGCCAGGGCACCACCACCACGCTCACGGCCAGTGGCGCGGACAGCTACCAGTGGAGCACCGGCGCGGGCACACCTTCGATCACGGTGCAAAGCGCAGGCACCTACACGGTCACCGGCACCACCGCCTGTGGATCCGCACAGGCCAGCGTTTCGGTCACCTTCATCGCACCGCCGGATGTGTCGATCACCGGCGAGGCCTACCTCTGTCCCAGCACCGTGCTCACCGCTGTTTCCAATGGCCCCGTGTTGTGGAGCACCGGTGCCACCACCGCTTCCATCACCGTGACACAGCCGGGCAACTACAGCGTCACGGCCACCAACGCCTGTGGTTCGGCCCAGGCATCCATCGATGTGGTGGACGATCCCATCACTGCCGCGTTCCAGGCGCTGCCTGAGGAAGGCGTCGCGCCGCTGCTGGTGCAGTTCACCAATTTCTCGCTGCCGCCCACCGCCGGCTTCACTTGGGACTTCGGCGACGGCAATGGCTCCAACGCGTATTCACCGTCACATCTGTACACGACGCCCGGCGAGTACACCGTGACGCTCACCGCCACGCTGGGCACATGCACCGCGTCGGCATCGGTCGTCATCACCGTGCTGGAGGACGAGGAGAGCGACATCTCCGTGCCCAACGTCTTCACCCCGAATGGCGATGGCGTGAATGACCAACTCATGGTCCAAGCGAAGGGCATCGAGCGCCTGGAGCTGAACGTGTACAACCGCTGGGGCCAGCTGGTGGCCCGCCTGGAGCGCGTGATGCAAGCCTGGGACGGCCGCACCTTCGCCGGCGAGCCCGTGTCGCCCGGAACCTACTTCTACACGCTCACGGCCAAGGGCAAGGACGGTCGCGACTTCGACCTCTCGGGCACGATCACCGTGCTGCGCTGA